In Macadamia integrifolia cultivar HAES 741 unplaced genomic scaffold, SCU_Mint_v3 scaffold2127, whole genome shotgun sequence, the following proteins share a genomic window:
- the LOC122065824 gene encoding uncharacterized protein LOC122065824, which yields MGRQKEKFWQHAEQLDSSHFKCKFCEKQVFGGVTRLKYHLAKVSGHDVASCEKVSDDVQAEALLAINSESSSKKRKSCTSGESIVGSSPLTPLTSQRQSTMEEMIPKMDKSTWEKSLRDLFIKNNISFNVVQSDAFINFVKCTARYGPSVPIPSYGTLRGRIIPEARKDLEKYAEEVKFSWKQTGCTFMSDSWTDLKKRSFLNVIAYSPGGALFLKSEECSHARLTASYIFDILDREIQSIGPNLVVQLISDNASNYSSALDMLTGKYRWLFKTRCAAHGINLMLKDIYEKVFWVQEIFDEAKRIIDYLYKSIIVLQLMRSFTNKDLKYPCKTRIASNFLMLQSIVEVEEKLRLLVASAEWRSLRNSRSFEADRVVDTIQRESFWNDSKEILRFMEPIIRVLRLVDGDGATSGYLYEAIERAREVLEKLYEADHRYDQILKIFDIRRDENILGIIHYAAAVFNPTYFFSERFKKIPQMKDATDFIGEIVVPQDERREYYGQLAVYHMKSSTLFTPSAKMMMETSHPRVWWHIQGDAIPILQKYAIRILSQPCSSSACERNWSAWDATQTKKRNRLSAVMLDDLVYVRMNSLMMEKRGELEQKNMLPINLDNISVNDFDQRIEDVDKELERLLDDVDDSIAEDLLFGASASFTESETQPPDSI from the exons atgggaagacaaaaagaaaagttttggcAACATGCTGAGCAACTTGATAGTTcacatttcaaatgcaaattttgtgaaaaacaagtttttggaGGGGTCACTCGACTCAAGTATCATTTAGCTAAGGTTAGTGGTCATGATGTTGCCTCTTGTGAGAAAGTATCAGATGATGTCCAAGCAGAAGCTCTTCTTGCTATTAATTCTGAATCAAGTAGTAAAAAGCGGAAGAGTTGTACCAGTGGTGAGAGTATAGTTGGTTCTTCTCCTTTGACTCCTTTAACTAGTCAAAGGCAGTCCACAATGGAGGAAATGATCCCTAAGATGGACAAATCAACTTGGGAGAAATCTCTTCGTgacctttttattaaaaataacatttctttcaatgttgttCAATCGGATGCTTTCATCAATTTTGTGAAGTGCACAGCTCGTTATGGTCCTAGTGTTCCCATTCCAAGTTATGGAACCCTTCGTGGAAGAATAATTCCTGAAGCAAGAAAGGACCTTGAAAAATATGCtgaagaagtaaaattttcttggaAGCAAACTGGTTGCACATTCATGTCTGATTCATGGACTGACTTGAAGAAGCGGTCTTTTCTTAATGTGATTGCTTATTCCCCGGGTGGTGCTCTCTTTTTGAAGTCAGAGGAGTGTTCTCATGCTAGATTGACTGCTtcttatatatttgatattcttgacagagagattcaaagtaTTGGCCCAAATTTAGTGGTTCAGCTAATTTCAGACAATGCATCCAATTATTCAAGTGCACTTGATATGCTTACTGGAAAGTATCGTTGGTTGTTTAAGACTCGATGTGCAGCCCATGGTATCAATCTAATGTTGAAGGATATCTATGAAAAGGTTTTTTGGgttcaagaaatttttgatGAGGCGAAAAGAATTATTGACTACTTGTACAAGTCAATAATTGTCTTACAGTTGATGAGGAGTTTCACAAACAAGGATCTAAAATATCCTTGCAAAACTAGAATTGCTTCAAACTTTTTAATGCTTCAGTCAATTgttgaagtggaagagaagcTTAGACTCCTAGTTGCATCAGCTGAGTGGAGGAGTCTAAGAAATTCGAGATCTTTTGAAGCAGATCGAGTAGTGGACACTATTCAAAGGGAGTCGTTTTGGaatgattcaaaagagattttgagatttatggaACCAATCATTCGAGTTCTCCGTTtggttgatggtgatggggctACATCAGGGTATTTGTATGAAGCAATAGAAAGAGCAAGAGAGGTATTGGAGAAGCTTTATGAGGCAGACCACCGGTAtgaccaaattttgaaaatctttgatattagaagagatgaaaatattttgggTATCATTCACTATGCAGCTGCTGTTTTCAACCCCActtatttttttagtgaaagatTCAAAAAGATTCCTCAAATGAAAGATGCAACAGATTTCATTGGTGAGATAGTGGTTCCAcaagatgagaggagagaatattatGGACAACTGGCAGTATACCACATGAAGTCTAGCACTCTTTTTACTCCCAGTgccaagatgatgatggaaactagtcatcctc GGGTTTGGTGGCATATACAAGGTGATGCTATTCCTATCTTACAGAAGTATGCCATTCGAATATTGAGCCAACCATGTAGTTCTTCGgcttgtgagagaaattggagtgcCTGGGATGCAACACAAACCAAAAAGAGGAATAGATTGTCAGCAGTGATGTTAGATGATTTAGTCTATGTGAGAATGAATTCGTTGATGATGGAAAAAAGGGGTGAACTTGAACAAAAAAACATGTTACCCATTAATCTTGACAATATTAGTGTCAATGATTTTGATCAGCGCATTGAGGACGTTGATAAAGAGTTAGAGAGATTgttggatgatgtggatgatagcATTGCTGAAGACTTGCTATTTGGTGCAAGTGCTAGTTTTACTGAGAGCGAGACTCAACCCCCAGATAGTATATAA